From one Gemella morbillorum genomic stretch:
- a CDS encoding DNA cytosine methyltransferase, which produces MNLISLFSGAGGLDLGFEKAGFNVVAANEYDKTIWETYEKNHDTKLIKGDICGIPSEMFPECDGIIGGPPCQSWSEAGSLKGIDDPRGQLFYQYIRILKDKKPKFFLAENVKGMMAKRHNSAVENIVSQFEEAGYDVFSHLLNASDYGVPQDRKRVFYVGFRKDLNIKFEPPKPYESKLTFKDAIFDLKDSAIPALEKNKTNGDKCKVLNHEYFIGAYSPIFMSRNRVRQWDEQAFTVQASGRQCQLHPQAPVMPKVEKNKNIFEPGKEALYRRLTVRECARIQGFPDNFKFYYTNLNDAYKMIGNAVPVNLAYVMAESIIEVLRNSSSNLSRLKTGTDN; this is translated from the coding sequence ATGAATTTAATTAGTTTATTTTCAGGAGCAGGGGGATTAGACTTGGGCTTTGAAAAAGCAGGGTTTAATGTGGTAGCTGCTAATGAATACGATAAAACAATTTGGGAAACATATGAAAAAAATCATGATACAAAACTTATTAAGGGAGATATTTGTGGTATTCCTTCAGAGATGTTTCCTGAATGTGATGGTATTATAGGAGGTCCCCCATGCCAGTCTTGGAGTGAGGCGGGGTCATTAAAGGGGATTGACGATCCTAGAGGACAATTATTTTATCAGTACATACGCATTTTGAAAGATAAAAAACCAAAGTTCTTCTTGGCAGAAAATGTTAAGGGAATGATGGCGAAAAGGCATAATAGTGCGGTTGAAAATATTGTTTCTCAATTTGAGGAAGCTGGCTATGATGTTTTCAGTCATTTGTTAAATGCTAGTGATTATGGTGTTCCTCAGGATAGAAAAAGAGTTTTCTATGTTGGATTTAGGAAGGATTTAAACATCAAATTTGAACCGCCTAAACCATACGAGTCAAAGTTGACTTTTAAAGATGCGATATTTGATTTAAAAGATTCGGCAATTCCAGCATTAGAAAAAAATAAGACAAATGGTGATAAATGTAAAGTTTTGAATCATGAATACTTTATTGGTGCCTATTCGCCAATATTTATGAGTAGAAATAGAGTTAGACAATGGGATGAACAGGCATTTACGGTCCAGGCATCTGGTAGACAGTGTCAACTACATCCACAAGCACCAGTTATGCCTAAAGTAGAAAAAAATAAAAATATATTTGAACCTGGTAAGGAAGCACTATATAGAAGATTAACCGTGAGAGAGTGTGCAAGAATACAAGGATTTCCGGACAATTTTAAATTTTATTATACGAATTTGAACGATGCATATAAAATGATTGGTAATGCTGTTCCTGTGAACTTAGCGTATGTTATGGCTGA